Proteins encoded together in one Sulfitobacter pontiacus window:
- the hisD gene encoding histidinol dehydrogenase, with protein sequence MPQFLDFDQPDFEQAFTALLSAKREDSPDVDDTVAEIIAQVRSKGDAAVIELTQKFDRITLTPDTLRITAAEVDAAVAEVSYADRTALELAAARIRAYHERQLPEDAQWQDDAGATLGWRWSAVSAAGLYVPGGLASYPSSVLMNAIPAKVAGVERLAMVVPTPDGVLNPLVLLAARLAGVDEIYRIGGAQAVAALAYGTDTIPPVDKITGPGNAYVAAAKRRVFGKVGIDMIAGPSEILVIADGDNDADWIALDLLSQAEHDESAQSILITTDKAFGRAVSDAVDARLETLERRVIAGTSWRENGAIITVPDLATAAKLSNRIAPEHLELCVADVDALSAQITHAGAIFLGQWTPEAIGDYVGGPNHVLPTARSARFSSGLSVLDFMKRTTLARMTPDALRTIGPSAERLARSESLEAHGLSVTARLRKLND encoded by the coding sequence ATGCCCCAATTCCTAGACTTCGATCAGCCCGATTTCGAACAGGCGTTCACCGCGCTGCTTTCTGCCAAACGTGAAGACAGCCCCGACGTGGACGACACAGTGGCCGAGATCATCGCGCAGGTGCGGTCCAAAGGCGATGCCGCCGTGATCGAGCTGACCCAGAAGTTCGACCGCATCACGCTGACCCCCGACACCCTGCGCATCACCGCTGCTGAAGTCGACGCCGCGGTTGCCGAAGTCTCGTACGCGGATCGCACAGCGCTTGAACTCGCCGCGGCGCGTATCCGTGCCTATCACGAACGGCAGCTGCCCGAGGATGCACAGTGGCAGGACGACGCCGGTGCCACGCTCGGCTGGCGGTGGAGCGCGGTATCCGCCGCAGGGCTTTATGTGCCCGGTGGTCTGGCAAGCTATCCTTCCTCTGTCTTGATGAACGCGATCCCGGCCAAGGTCGCGGGGGTAGAACGGCTTGCGATGGTCGTGCCCACGCCGGACGGGGTGCTGAACCCGCTGGTGTTGCTGGCTGCGCGGCTGGCGGGCGTTGACGAGATTTACCGCATCGGTGGGGCGCAGGCGGTGGCCGCACTGGCCTATGGCACCGACACGATCCCCCCCGTCGACAAGATCACCGGCCCCGGCAATGCCTATGTCGCTGCCGCGAAACGGCGGGTGTTTGGCAAGGTGGGCATCGACATGATCGCGGGCCCGTCCGAAATTCTGGTGATCGCGGATGGGGACAACGATGCTGACTGGATCGCCCTTGATCTGCTCAGCCAGGCCGAACACGACGAAAGCGCCCAATCGATCCTGATCACCACGGACAAGGCCTTTGGCCGCGCGGTGTCGGATGCTGTGGATGCACGGCTGGAAACGCTGGAGCGGCGGGTGATTGCGGGCACCAGCTGGCGCGAGAACGGGGCGATCATTACCGTGCCGGATCTGGCGACAGCCGCCAAGCTGAGCAACCGTATCGCACCTGAACACCTTGAACTTTGTGTCGCGGATGTGGATGCGCTAAGCGCGCAGATCACCCACGCCGGGGCGATCTTCCTTGGTCAATGGACGCCCGAGGCGATTGGCGATTACGTGGGCGGGCCGAACCACGTGCTGCCCACGGCGCGCTCTGCACGGTTTTCCAGCGGGCTGTCTGTGCTGGACTTTATGAAGCGCACGACACTGGCACGGATGACGCCGGACGCGCTGCGCACGATCGGCCCGTCGGCGGAACGTCTGGCGCGATCCGAAAGCCTTGAGGCGCACGGTCTGTCGGTCACCGCAAGGCTGCGCAAACTGAACGACTGA